A window from Chaetodon trifascialis isolate fChaTrf1 chromosome 5, fChaTrf1.hap1, whole genome shotgun sequence encodes these proteins:
- the atp10b gene encoding phospholipid-transporting ATPase VB, whose translation MTWRSPLALVREALSAQRAREKDLRNLVSNLPYEGVEKGKQPNRYFPGNAIKTTKYTLLLFIPMNLFEQFHRLANIYFVGLAILNFVPVVNAFQPEVALIPICVILSLTALKDAWEDFRRYQSDRKLNNTPCFIYSRKEKQFVERRWKDVRVGDFMKVVCNEIVPADLLLLHTTDPNGVCHIETANLDGETNLKQRRAMSGLCISDPEFEPESFNSLVVCERPNNNLNHFKCYVEKPDKEKVGAGIESLLLRGCTVRNTDHAVGFVVYAGHETKSMLNNNGPRYKRSKLERKLNTDVIFCVILLFAMCLVGAVGHFLWLQALPGVPPYLVPDSTGHLDSPSLSGFYMFFTMIILLQILIPIALYVSIELVKIGQIFFITNDIDLYDEETDSRMQCKALNITEDLGQIEYIFSDKTGTLTENKMVFRRCSIMGTEYPHKENAIRLAVLEEPESEEDVIYNQPPRPQNTGWSLDTEDNNLEDTQHRSRPKSKVTGNAQSDVAFSSPLETEVIPDRKLLQQISRAESSSSSGGGGGSRKTDPYLDFFLALAICNTVVVSMATAQRQRLSGLSRSHQTSNPLDTLSDLTKKSGSLCRIFTSWQHKPNRNRTVSEDSVKEEDHFNPPVKMEGSGGSSGLQTCSLYAPTQCNQPATASNNLSYEAESPDEAALVYAAKAYGFTLLARTPDSVTVRLPSGEDLVFEVLDTLTFDSTRKRMSILVRHPITKEYVLYTKGADYTIMELLGTPYAEHRCGNQKKIAADTQHHLDCYAKDGLRTLCFAKKVVSVKAYESWSVNRQRALAAIDNREELVMDTAVQLETNLSLLGATGIEDRLQEGVPDTIVALREAGIQVWVLTGDKPETAVNIGYACRLLEEEDLVINMSCNNKLTCTSILDCTLEEVRRYSEDPRNVDTTQDISLVIDGRTLTMVLSSDLQARFVELAKHCRSVLCCRVTPLQKSRVVKVVREKLKVMTLAVGDGANDVNMIQAADIGIGISGQEGMQAVMASDFAISHFRYLKKLLLVHGHWCYTRLANMIIYFFYKNVAYVNLLFWYQFFCGFSGTAMIDYWLLIFFNLFFTSAPPIMFGIMDKDVSAEMLLGVPELYRTGQGKGEYKFTTFWLSMLDAFYQSLVCFFIPYFAYQDSDIDVFTFGTPLNTISLFTILLHLSIEIKAWTVVHWVIIIGSVVLYFIVTLVYSGICVTCNPPSNPYWILQSQMADPMFYLICIITTVVALLPRYMFHVLRNSIAPSPLVQARHLDRMDPYTRSQWIKEWRSFRGGGQVKRSRLSTPPSPTLETPTDIYPQSPSHITRDEFTLNVIS comes from the exons aTGACGTGGAGAAGCCCCCTGGCTCTGGTGAGGGAGGCTCTGAGCGCTCAGAGGGCACGGGAGAAGGACCTCCGCAACTTGGTGTCCAATCTGCCGTATGAGGGCGTGGAGAAGGGGAAACAACCCAACCGCTACTTCCCTGGCAATGCCATCAAGACCACCAAAtacaccctcctcctcttcatccccatGAACCTCTTTGAGCAGTTTCACCGTTTGGCCAACATCTACTTTGTGGGCCTGGCTATTCTGAACTTTGTCCCTGTGGTGAATGCCTTCCAGCCCGAGGTAGCTCTTATCCCCATCTGCGTTATCCTGTCTCTGACGGCCCTGAAGGACGCCTGGGAGGACTTCAGGAGGTACCAGTCGGACAGGAAGCTAAACAACACGCCATGCTTCATCTACAGCAG gaaagagaaacagtttGTGGAGAGGCGCTGGAAGGATGTGCGAGTGGGAGATTTTATGAAGGTGGTCTGCAATGAGATCGTCCCTGCAGACCTCCTGCTCCTGCACACGACGGACCCCAATGGTGTGTGTCACATAGAGACGGCCAACCTGGACGGAGAGACCAACCTGAAGCAGAGGAGGGCGATGTCTGGCCTCTGCATCTCG GATCCTGAGTTTGAACCTGAGAGCTTCAACAGCCTCGTGGTGTGTGAAAGACCCAACAACAATCTGAATCATTTCAAGTGTTATGT agagaaacctgataAGGAGAAGGTGGGCGCTGGGATCGAGAGTCTGCTGCTGCGAGGCTGCACAGTGAGAAACACGGACCACGCTGTTGGCTTTGTGGTGTATGCAG GCCATGAAACCAAGTCCATGCTCAACAACAATGGACCGAGATACAAGCGCAGCAAACTAGAGCGGAAGCTGAACACAGACGTCATCTTCTGCGTCATTCTCCTCTTCGCCATGTGTCTCGTCGGAGCAGTAG GTCACTTCTTATGGCTGCAGGCGCTGCCTGGTGTGCCCCCTTACCTGGTCCCAGACAGCACCGGTCACCTGGACAGTCCCAGTCTGTCTGGCTTCTACATGTTCTTCACCATGATCatcctgctgcag aTCCTGATTCCCATCGCCCTCTACGTGTCCATCGAGTTGGTGAAGATTGGGCAGATCTTCTTCATCACTAATGACATCGATCTGTACGATGAGGAGACGGACAGTCGTATGCAGTGTAAGGCCCTGAACATCACGGAGGACCTGGGTCAGATTGAATACATCTTCTCAGACAAGACTGGCACCCTCACAGAGAACAAGATGGTGTTTCGCAGATGCTCCATCATGGGCACTGAGTACCCACACAAAGAGAATG CCATCCGCCTAGCTGTCCTTGAAGAACCAGAGTCAGAGGAGGACGTCATCTACAACCAGCCGCCACGACCCCAAAATACTGGATGGTCCCTGGACACTGAGGACAACAACCTTGAGGACACGCAACATCGCAGCCGGCCCAAGAGCAAGGTCACAGGAAATGCCCAGAGCGATGTGGCCTTCAGCAGTCCGCTG GAAACTGAGGTGATtccagacaggaagctgcttcAGCAGATTAGCagggcagagagcagcagcagcagcggcggcggcggcggcagccgGAAGACAGATCCTTACCTGGACTTTTTTCTGGCTCTCGCCATTTGCAACACGGTGgtggtttccatggcaacagctcagagacagagg ctgaGTGGGTTGTCGCGGTCCCATCAGACAAGTAACCCACTGGATACTTTGTCCGACCTGACGAAAAAGTCTGGCTCTCTCTGCCGTATTTTCACCTCCTGGCAGCACAAGCCCAACAGAAATCGTACTGTCTCAGAGGATtcagtgaaagaggaggacCATTTTAACCCCCCTGTAAAAATGGAGGGGTCTGGAGGCAGCAGTGGGCTCCAAACATGTTCGCTGTACGCTCCAACCCAGTGCAACCAGCCTGCAACAGCCTCAAATAATCTGAGCTATGAGGCAGAGAGTCCAGATGAGGCAGCCCTGGTGTATGCAGCCAAGGCGTATGGCTTCACTCTGCTGGCGCGCACCCCTGACAGTGTGACGGTGAGGCTCCCATCTGGGGAGGACCTGGTGTTTGAGGTGCTGGACACCTTGACCTTCGACTCCACCAGGAAGAGAATGTCTATTTTGGTGCGACACCCAATCACCAAAGAGTATGTGCTGTACACTAAAGGTGCAGACTACACTATCATGGAGCTCCTTGGTACACCATACGCAG AACATCGCTGTGGGAATCAGAAGAAAATAGCAGCAGATACTCAGCATCACCTCGACTGCTATGCTAAAGATGGGCTGCGTACACTTTGCTTTGCAAAGAAG gttGTGAGTGTCAAGGCATATGAAAGCTGGTCAGTGAACAGACAGCGAGCTCTAGCTGCTATAGACAACAGAGAAGAGCTTGTTATGGACACTGCTGTGCAGCTAGAGACAAACCTCTCCCTGCTTG GGGCAACAGGCATTGAGGACCGTCTGCAGGAGGGTGTCCCAGACACCATCGTGGCACTGCGGGAGGCAGGGATCCAGGTGTGGGTGCTGACTGGTGACAAGCCAGAGACAGCTGTCAACATTGGCTATGCCTGCAGGCTACTGGAAGAGGAAGACCTGGTTATTAACATGAGCTGCAATAACAAG CTCACATGCACGTCCATCTTGGACTGCAcactggaggaggtgaggaggtaCAGCGAAGACCCTCGCAATGTGGACACGACCCAGGACATCTCTCTGGTGATCGACGGACGCACCCTCACCATGGTCCTGTCGTCGGACCTGCAGGCCCGCTTTGTGGAGCTGGCGAAGCACTGCcgctctgtgctctgctgcagagtcaCACCCTTACAGAAGAGCAGGGTGGTGAAGGTGGTCAGGGAGAAGCTCAAGGTCATGACCCTCGCTGTCG GTGATGGTGCAAATGATGTCAACATGATCCAAGCAGCTGATATCGGCATTGGGATATCTGGTCAGGAGGGCATGCAG GCTGTCATGGCGAGCGATTTCGCTATTTCTCACTTCAGATACCTAAAAAAACTTCTTTTGGTTCATGGACACTGGTGCTACACTCGACTGGCCAACATGATCATTTACTTCTTCTATAAGAATGTG GCCTACGTGAACCTGCTGTTCTGGTATCAGTTCTTCTGCGGCTTCTCAGGTACTGCCATGATCGACTACTGGCTGTTGATTTTCTTCAacctcttcttcacctctgcaCCGCCCATCATGTTTGGGATAATGGACAAAGACGTTtctgcagagatgctgctggGTGTTCCTGAACTATACAGGACCGGACAGGGCAAAGGG gAATACAAGTTTACAACTTTCTGGCTTTCCATGCTCGATGCCTTCTATCAGAGTCTGGTGTGCTTCTTCATTCCATATTTT GCTTACCAGGATTCAGACATTGATGTTTTTACCTTTGGGACTCCGTTGAACACAATTTCATTATTTACCATTCTGCTGCATCTGTCAATAGAGATCAAAGCCTGG ACGGTGGTTCACTGGGTGATCATTATAGGCAGTGTGGTGCTGTACTTCATTGTGACGCTTGTCTACAGCGGCATCTGTGTCACCTGTAACCCTCCATCCAACCCGTACTGGATCCTTCAGAGCCAGATGGCCGACCCCATGTTCTACCTTATCTGCATCATCACTACTGTGGTGGCTCTGCTGCCCAG GTACATGTTTCACGTGCTGAGGAACTCTATCGCCCCCTCCCCGCTCGTGCAAGCCAGGCATCTGGACCGGATGGACCCTTACACGAGGAGCCAGTGGATCAAGGAGTGGAGAAGCTTCAGGGGCGGAGGGCAGGTCAAACGTTCCAGGCTGTCCACCCCACCCTCTCCCACCCTGGAGACGCCGACGGACATTTATCCTCAGTCTCCCTCTCATATCACACGGGATGAATTCACCCTGAATGTCATCTCTTAA